The DNA segment GGGGGTCAACGTGCTCGGCGTGGATTTTGCGACGCCGCTCGAGTTCGTGCGGTCCAGCCTGCCTCCCGATATCGCGGTACAGGGCAATCTTGATCCGCTGCGCCTGGTGGTCGGTGGGGAAGCGATGGAAAGCCAGGCGCGCGCCATTCTTTCGGCGTTCTCCGATCGTCCGCACATTTTCAACCTTGGCCATGGCATCGTTCCGGAAACGCCGATCGCCCATGTCGAGCGACTGGTTGATCTGGTCAAATCCTGGGAGGCACGCGCATGATCGAGTGGTTCAAGGCCCTGCATGTCATTTCGGTGATCGCGTGGATGGCCGGCATGCTCTACCTGCCGCGGCTGTTCGTGTATCACGCGGTGGCGGAAGTGGGTTCGGTGCAGTCGGAAACCTTCAAGGTTATGGAGCGGCGCCTGTTCCGCGCCATCACGACGCCGGCCATGATAGCGACCTGGGTTTTTGGCCTCGCCATGGTGGGCCACGGCATCGTCGACTGGGGATCGGTCTGGCCCTGGGTCAAGGCGGCGTTCGTGATCGCGCTTTCGGGCGTTCATGGGCTCTACGCGCGGCACCTCAAGGATTTTGCGCGCGACGCCAACCGCAAGTCGCAGAAATATTTCCGCATGCTCAACGAAGTGCCGACGGTGTTGATGATCGTCATCGTGATCATGGTGATCGTGAAGCCGTTCTGAGCGGTCGCAGCCGCGGCGGTTTCACGTGAATCGCTTGGGGCGACGGCGGCACGGCTTGAATAAACGGGCGGATCAGGCTACATGGAGGCAAGGCATCCCCTAATTGCGCGACCGCCCGGTTGCTGCGCGGG comes from the Devosia lucknowensis genome and includes:
- the hemJ gene encoding protoporphyrinogen oxidase HemJ, whose protein sequence is MIEWFKALHVISVIAWMAGMLYLPRLFVYHAVAEVGSVQSETFKVMERRLFRAITTPAMIATWVFGLAMVGHGIVDWGSVWPWVKAAFVIALSGVHGLYARHLKDFARDANRKSQKYFRMLNEVPTVLMIVIVIMVIVKPF